A genomic segment from Blastococcus sp. PRF04-17 encodes:
- a CDS encoding ArsA-related P-loop ATPase, with translation MSPDPSSVRLHVVTGKGGTGKTTVAAALALALAADGGQVLLVETEGRQGIAQLFDTPPLPYEERRVAVVRGGGVVKALAIDVEEALLDYLDMFYNLRRAGRALRRMGAIDFATAIAPGLRDVLITGKIKEAVTRRRDGRQVYDAVVVDAPPTGRITRFLGVTAEMAQLARSGPIKTQSDGVMAVLRSPQTAVHLVTLLEDMPVQETADAIAELTEAKLPVGSVVVNMAADPILPVDGLELAVEGTLSGADLMRGLESAHLPGGEELADALAAQAVEHAQRWAAQDELRDEVEALGRPVVELPLLPGPMDVGSLFELAGRLEEHLRTEVAA, from the coding sequence GTGAGCCCCGACCCGTCCTCCGTGCGCCTGCATGTCGTCACCGGCAAGGGCGGGACCGGCAAGACCACGGTCGCGGCCGCACTGGCCCTCGCCCTGGCCGCCGACGGCGGTCAGGTGCTGCTGGTCGAGACGGAGGGGCGCCAGGGCATCGCCCAGCTCTTCGACACCCCGCCGCTGCCCTACGAGGAGCGGCGGGTCGCGGTCGTCCGGGGCGGCGGCGTGGTGAAGGCCCTCGCGATCGACGTCGAGGAGGCGCTGCTCGACTACCTCGACATGTTCTACAACCTGCGCCGGGCCGGCCGGGCGCTGCGCAGGATGGGGGCCATCGACTTCGCCACGGCGATCGCGCCGGGGCTCCGCGACGTGCTCATCACCGGCAAGATCAAGGAGGCGGTGACCCGGAGGCGCGACGGCCGCCAGGTCTACGACGCCGTGGTCGTCGACGCTCCTCCGACCGGCCGGATCACCCGCTTCCTCGGCGTCACCGCCGAGATGGCGCAGCTGGCCCGCTCCGGCCCCATCAAGACGCAGAGCGACGGCGTCATGGCCGTGCTGCGCTCGCCGCAGACCGCCGTGCACCTGGTCACGCTGCTCGAGGACATGCCGGTGCAGGAGACCGCCGATGCCATCGCCGAGCTCACCGAGGCGAAACTGCCGGTGGGGTCGGTGGTCGTGAACATGGCCGCCGACCCGATCCTGCCGGTCGACGGCCTGGAGCTGGCCGTCGAGGGCACGCTGTCCGGCGCCGACCTGATGCGGGGACTGGAATCCGCGCACCTGCCCGGCGGCGAGGAGCTGGCCGACGCGCTGGCCGCCCAGGCGGTCGAGCACGCCCAGCGCTGGGCCGCCCAGGACGAGCTGCGCGACGAGGTCGAGGCCCTCGGCCGGCCGGTCGTCGAGCTGCCGCTGCTGCCCGGCCCGATGGACGTCGGCTCGTTGTTCGAGCTGGCCGGCCGGCTCGAGGAGCACCTGCGCACCGAGGTCGCCGCGTGA
- a CDS encoding ArsA family ATPase, translating to MSELASPGRPAPRPTRPGPLAPSLDLASLIADRNTRIIVCCGAGGVGKTTTSAALALAAAEAGRTVVVLTIDPARRLAQSLGLEELDNEPRRVAAPGADGELHAMMLDMKRTFDDIVVAHSTPERAQQILENPFYQSLSSSFAGTQEYMAMEKLGQLRASDQWDLIIVDTPPSRSALDFLDAPNRMSRFLDGTMIRLLMAPSRTGLKIASAGFMFFSRIISKILGGQLLRDISAFVAALDTMFGGFRERATATYELLRRPGTWFVVVATPEPDALREASYFVDRLSAEGMPLAGLVLNRTHPPATTLLSSTRAEGAAERVLEAEGEGGELAAAALRVHAERMAQAAREQHLADRFTSAHPEVAVRTVPAAAGDVHDLDGLRGMAEELTGPEEDTPTGTPRARVLPARRP from the coding sequence GTGAGCGAGCTCGCGAGCCCGGGCCGCCCCGCTCCCCGGCCGACCCGGCCCGGCCCGCTCGCGCCGTCGCTGGACCTGGCGTCGCTCATCGCCGACCGGAACACCCGGATCATCGTCTGCTGCGGCGCCGGGGGCGTGGGCAAGACGACGACGTCGGCCGCGCTGGCGCTCGCCGCGGCCGAGGCCGGGCGCACGGTCGTCGTCCTCACCATCGACCCGGCCCGCCGGCTGGCCCAGTCCCTCGGCCTGGAGGAGCTCGACAACGAGCCCCGACGGGTGGCGGCACCGGGGGCGGACGGCGAACTGCACGCGATGATGCTGGACATGAAGCGCACGTTCGACGACATCGTCGTGGCGCACTCGACGCCCGAGCGGGCGCAGCAGATCCTCGAGAACCCCTTCTACCAGTCCCTGTCCTCGTCCTTCGCCGGGACGCAGGAGTACATGGCGATGGAGAAGCTGGGGCAGCTGCGGGCCAGCGACCAGTGGGACCTCATCATCGTCGACACCCCACCGTCCCGGTCCGCGCTGGACTTCCTGGACGCGCCGAACCGGATGAGCCGGTTCCTCGACGGCACGATGATCCGGCTGCTGATGGCGCCCAGCCGGACGGGGCTGAAGATCGCCAGCGCCGGCTTCATGTTCTTCAGCCGGATCATCTCGAAGATCCTGGGCGGACAGCTGCTGCGCGACATCTCCGCGTTCGTCGCCGCGCTGGACACCATGTTCGGCGGTTTCCGGGAGCGGGCGACGGCCACCTACGAACTGCTGCGGCGGCCGGGCACCTGGTTCGTCGTCGTGGCCACGCCGGAGCCGGACGCGTTGCGCGAGGCCTCCTACTTCGTGGACCGGCTCTCGGCCGAGGGCATGCCCCTGGCCGGGCTGGTGCTGAACCGGACCCATCCCCCGGCGACCACGCTGCTCTCCTCGACGCGGGCCGAGGGTGCCGCCGAGCGGGTGCTCGAGGCCGAGGGCGAGGGCGGGGAGCTGGCCGCCGCAGCGCTGCGGGTGCACGCCGAGCGCATGGCCCAGGCGGCGCGGGAGCAGCACCTGGCCGACCGGTTCACCAGCGCCCACCCGGAGGTCGCCGTCCGCACGGTGCCGGCGGCAGCAGGTGACGTGCACGACCTCGACGGGCTGCGCGGCATGGCGGAGGAGCTGACCGGTCCGGAGGAGGACACGCCGACCGGCACGCCGCGTGCACGGGTGCTGCCAGCGCGTCGTCCCTGA
- a CDS encoding transglycosylase domain-containing protein, producing MSENAAFRTRTLAKLAATIVVAGALLAGLLLPWVGGTGLVARNSASLLDALPVELTDKTPAGNSRVLAADGSLITYIYSNNRTPVASDQISEIMKQALVDIEDSRFYDHNGLDVQGTLRALARNVAAGEVQEGGSTLTQQLVKQTLLQTAATPEERLAANEETVGRKLREARLALALEDTYSKDEILTRYLNIVYFGNGAYGIQAAAQKYFSVNAADLTLPQAAMLAGLVQSPTNDDPLANPENAVIRRDQVLLRMHSLGHITDEELAAIKGQPVAVAQGQNPPNGCLNAAIGGFFCAYALQYLSGLGLSQQQLDDGGYTIQTTLRPDMQAAGDQAVLNTLPMGDRLAATYTALQPGTGHLLAMSVNRRYGCDAPDCESVVLNTVASKGAGSTYKVFTAAAALEAGIGAGTTISTPGNTYTSRVYRGPSCGGDRNSRSGSGMYCVRNAGNYPSTLDMVGALVRSSNTYFLALEDRLGSVEGPVRMAERMGMRFDGPNQTPADQIIAENRGSFTLGAEATSPLDLATAYATLGAQGTRCTPIPVVGVVDRAGKPLLKEDGQPLVPESSCTPDAVPQPIANTLSQILVGDTATAAGTGTRAAIPGHDIAGKTGTSQGRDSVAFVGYTPQYAASVMVFNPKEQQDVGGYGGNMPATIWREAMEPILANQPKAPFPPADQGLLTGGRPAPRPEPREPADGGDRSEDGGDGGDNGGEGRREGGDGGNGGEDGEDAGG from the coding sequence ATGTCGGAGAACGCTGCCTTCCGGACCCGCACCCTCGCCAAGCTCGCCGCGACGATCGTCGTCGCGGGCGCGCTGCTGGCCGGCCTCCTGCTGCCCTGGGTGGGCGGCACCGGGCTGGTGGCGCGCAACTCGGCGTCGCTGCTGGACGCCCTGCCGGTCGAGCTGACCGACAAGACACCGGCCGGCAACAGCCGGGTGCTGGCGGCCGACGGCTCGCTGATCACCTACATCTACTCGAACAACCGCACGCCGGTCGCCTCCGACCAGATCTCCGAGATCATGAAGCAGGCGCTGGTCGACATCGAGGACTCGCGCTTCTACGACCACAACGGGCTCGACGTCCAGGGCACGCTGCGCGCGCTGGCCCGCAACGTCGCCGCCGGCGAGGTGCAGGAGGGTGGCTCCACCCTCACCCAGCAGCTGGTCAAGCAGACCCTGCTGCAGACCGCCGCCACCCCGGAGGAGCGGCTCGCGGCGAACGAGGAGACGGTCGGCCGCAAGCTGCGCGAGGCCCGGCTGGCCCTCGCCCTCGAGGACACCTACTCCAAGGACGAGATCCTCACCCGGTACCTCAACATCGTGTACTTCGGGAACGGCGCCTACGGCATCCAGGCCGCGGCCCAGAAGTACTTCAGCGTCAACGCCGCCGACCTGACGCTGCCGCAGGCGGCCATGCTCGCCGGCCTCGTCCAGAGCCCGACCAACGACGACCCCCTGGCCAACCCCGAGAACGCGGTGATCCGCCGCGACCAGGTGCTGCTCCGGATGCACTCGCTCGGGCACATCACCGACGAGGAGCTCGCGGCGATCAAGGGCCAGCCGGTGGCCGTCGCCCAGGGGCAGAACCCGCCCAACGGCTGCCTCAACGCGGCGATCGGTGGGTTCTTCTGCGCCTACGCCCTGCAGTACCTGAGCGGCCTGGGGCTGTCGCAGCAGCAGCTCGACGACGGCGGCTACACCATCCAGACGACCCTGCGCCCCGACATGCAGGCCGCGGGTGACCAGGCGGTCCTGAACACCCTGCCGATGGGCGACCGGCTGGCCGCCACGTACACGGCGCTGCAGCCGGGCACCGGGCACCTCCTGGCGATGAGCGTCAACCGCCGGTACGGCTGCGACGCCCCGGACTGCGAGTCCGTCGTCCTGAACACGGTGGCCAGCAAGGGCGCCGGCTCGACCTACAAGGTCTTCACCGCCGCCGCGGCGCTCGAGGCGGGCATCGGCGCCGGGACGACGATCAGCACGCCGGGCAACACGTACACGTCGCGGGTGTACCGGGGCCCCTCCTGCGGCGGCGACCGCAACAGCCGCAGCGGCAGCGGCATGTACTGCGTCCGCAACGCCGGCAACTACCCCTCGACCCTCGACATGGTCGGCGCGCTGGTCCGCTCGTCCAACACCTACTTCCTCGCGCTGGAGGACCGGCTCGGCAGCGTCGAGGGCCCGGTCCGGATGGCCGAGCGCATGGGCATGCGGTTCGACGGCCCCAACCAGACGCCGGCGGACCAGATCATCGCCGAGAACCGGGGATCGTTCACCCTCGGTGCGGAGGCGACCAGCCCGCTCGACCTGGCCACCGCCTACGCCACGCTCGGCGCGCAGGGCACCCGGTGCACGCCGATCCCGGTGGTGGGGGTGGTCGACCGCGCGGGCAAGCCGCTGCTCAAGGAGGACGGGCAGCCGCTCGTGCCGGAGAGCAGCTGCACGCCGGACGCCGTGCCGCAGCCCATCGCGAACACGCTGAGCCAGATCCTGGTCGGCGACACCGCGACCGCGGCCGGTACCGGCACGCGGGCGGCGATCCCCGGCCACGACATCGCCGGCAAGACGGGCACCTCGCAGGGCCGCGACTCCGTGGCCTTCGTGGGCTACACGCCCCAGTACGCCGCCAGCGTGATGGTGTTCAACCCGAAGGAGCAGCAGGACGTCGGCGGCTACGGCGGCAACATGCCGGCGACGATCTGGCGCGAGGCGATGGAGCCCATCCTCGCCAACCAGCCCAAGGCGCCCTTCCCGCCGGCGGACCAGGGTCTGCTCACCGGTGGCCGGCCGGCTCCGCGGCCGGAGCCTCGGGAGCCCGCGGACGGCGGCGACCGCAGTGAGGACGGCGGCGACGGCGGCGACAACGGCGGCGAGGGCCGCCGCGAGGGTGGCGACGGCGGGAACGGCGGCGAGGACGGCGAAGACGCGGGCGGCTGA
- a CDS encoding GatB/YqeY domain-containing protein — protein MADLKNRLRDDLTSAMKARDELRTATLRMVLTAVSAEEVSGKEARELSDDEVMAVLRREAKKRREAAEAFAGAGRTEQAQREQAEGEVLADYLPAQLDDADLAAIVADVITRTGASGMKDMGRVMGAANGVVAGRAEGSRVAAEVRRQLG, from the coding sequence GTGGCCGACCTCAAGAACCGCCTGCGCGACGACCTGACCAGCGCCATGAAGGCCCGCGACGAGCTGCGGACGGCGACCCTCCGCATGGTGCTCACCGCGGTCAGCGCCGAGGAGGTGTCCGGCAAGGAGGCACGCGAGCTCAGCGACGACGAGGTCATGGCCGTGCTGCGGCGGGAGGCGAAGAAGCGCCGTGAGGCCGCCGAGGCCTTCGCCGGTGCCGGCCGCACCGAGCAGGCGCAGCGCGAGCAGGCCGAGGGCGAGGTGCTCGCCGACTACCTGCCCGCGCAGCTCGACGACGCCGATCTGGCGGCCATCGTGGCCGACGTCATCACCCGCACCGGGGCCTCGGGCATGAAGGACATGGGCAGGGTCATGGGCGCCGCGAACGGCGTGGTGGCCGGGCGGGCCGAGGGCTCACGCGTGGCCGCGGAGGTCCGCCGCCAGCTGGGCTGA
- a CDS encoding metallophosphoesterase, translating to MRWYTAVPAAVAATGATVTAYASLYERTRWTLRRFDVPVLAPGSDPLTILQISDLHMTAGQKSKQEWVAELAALEPDLVINTGDNLAGFDAVPGTLAALDPLMDRPGAFVLASNDYYAPRPKNPLKYFWPDHKRVHGDELPWRDLRDGMLARGWLDLTNGKGELTVGGRRIALAGVDDSHLKRDRYEEVAGPADPAADLRLGLAHSPEPRVLDRFAADGYDLLLCGHTHGGQLRVPFYGALVTNCGIDRDRVRWLHRWAPPTDEHPAGTWLHISAGLGTSPYAPVRFACPPEATLLTLTARNV from the coding sequence ATGCGCTGGTACACCGCCGTCCCCGCTGCCGTCGCCGCGACCGGCGCGACGGTGACCGCCTACGCGAGCCTCTACGAGCGCACCCGGTGGACGCTGCGCCGGTTCGACGTCCCGGTGCTGGCCCCCGGCTCGGATCCGCTCACGATCCTGCAGATCTCCGACCTGCACATGACCGCGGGGCAGAAGTCGAAGCAGGAATGGGTCGCCGAGCTCGCGGCCCTCGAGCCGGACCTGGTGATCAACACCGGCGACAACCTGGCCGGCTTCGACGCGGTGCCGGGCACGCTGGCGGCGCTCGACCCGCTGATGGACCGGCCCGGCGCGTTCGTCCTGGCCAGCAACGACTACTACGCCCCGCGGCCGAAGAACCCGCTCAAGTACTTCTGGCCCGACCACAAGCGGGTGCACGGCGACGAGCTGCCCTGGCGCGACCTGCGCGACGGCATGCTCGCCCGCGGCTGGCTGGACCTCACCAACGGGAAGGGCGAGCTGACCGTCGGCGGACGGCGGATCGCACTGGCCGGCGTCGACGACTCGCACCTCAAGCGGGACCGGTACGAGGAGGTCGCCGGCCCGGCCGACCCGGCCGCCGACCTCCGGCTCGGGCTCGCCCACTCCCCCGAGCCCCGGGTCCTGGACCGGTTCGCCGCCGACGGCTACGACCTGCTGCTCTGCGGGCACACGCACGGCGGGCAGCTGCGGGTGCCGTTCTACGGGGCGCTGGTGACCAACTGCGGCATCGACCGGGACCGCGTCAGGTGGCTGCATCGGTGGGCCCCGCCGACCGACGAGCACCCGGCGGGCACCTGGCTGCACATCTCCGCGGGGCTGGGCACCAGCCCCTACGCCCCGGTACGGTTCGCCTGCCCGCCGGAGGCGACGCTGCTGACCCTCACCGCGCGGAACGTCTGA
- a CDS encoding S9 family peptidase, with product MTAEAAAVPALSPEVTARWQARFRAPRVSLPDWALDAPHRNLYSSDVSGVVEQYAWDRETGEHRKVTDRPNGTLMGTLSPDGETIWWFADSDGDEFGVWRTQPFGGGEDTDAVPEVEAAYPAGLEVGRTLVAIGRSTDDGSELWLAPTGGQPRVVYRHADPASVDALTRDDELLVISHSEHGDPRYPALRVLRTADDSVVAEKWDGEGRGLHALEFGPLPDDRRLLVGHERRGREELLIWDVAADTETELVLDLPGDVTAGWYPDGSALLVGHDHAARSEIYRYDLASGRLEKLDTPPGVVRGATARPDGTVELAWSSSALPPVIRRADGPVVLSVTDEEPPAAYPVEDRWVPGPGGDVHALLVRPEGPAPYATAFLVHGGPEAADDDSYRARRAAYVDAGYAVVHVNYRGSTGYGSSWRDALTGRPGLTELEDIGAVYDALVAEGVVDPQRALISGGSWGGFLTLLGLGTQPERWAAGIAEVPVADYLAAYEDEMEGLRAYDRALFGGSPEEVHDVYVRSSPITYVDAVAAPVLVVAGANDPRCPIRQIDNYLAELAKQGKEHEVYRFDAGHGSLVIEETIRQVEVALAFALRHVQP from the coding sequence GTGACTGCCGAAGCCGCCGCTGTCCCCGCCCTGTCGCCCGAGGTCACCGCACGCTGGCAGGCCCGCTTCCGTGCCCCGCGGGTGTCGCTGCCGGACTGGGCCCTCGACGCGCCGCACCGCAACCTGTACTCCTCCGACGTCAGCGGCGTCGTCGAGCAGTACGCCTGGGACCGCGAGACCGGCGAGCACCGCAAGGTCACCGACCGCCCCAACGGCACGCTGATGGGCACGCTGAGCCCGGACGGCGAGACCATCTGGTGGTTCGCCGACTCCGACGGCGACGAGTTCGGCGTGTGGCGGACCCAGCCGTTCGGCGGCGGCGAGGACACCGACGCCGTCCCGGAGGTCGAGGCGGCCTACCCGGCCGGCCTCGAGGTCGGCCGGACGCTGGTGGCGATCGGCCGCTCGACCGACGACGGCAGCGAACTGTGGCTGGCCCCCACCGGCGGGCAGCCCCGGGTGGTCTACCGGCACGCCGACCCGGCGTCGGTCGACGCGCTGACCCGCGACGACGAGCTGCTGGTCATCTCGCACTCCGAGCACGGCGACCCGCGGTACCCGGCGCTGCGCGTGCTCCGCACCGCTGACGACTCGGTCGTCGCCGAGAAGTGGGACGGCGAGGGCCGCGGCCTGCACGCGCTCGAGTTCGGTCCGCTGCCCGACGACCGCCGGCTGCTCGTCGGGCACGAGCGGCGCGGCCGCGAGGAGCTGCTGATCTGGGACGTCGCAGCCGACACCGAGACCGAGCTCGTGCTGGACCTGCCCGGCGACGTGACCGCCGGCTGGTACCCCGACGGCTCGGCGCTGCTGGTCGGCCACGACCACGCCGCACGGAGCGAGATCTACCGCTACGACCTCGCCAGCGGTCGGCTGGAGAAGCTCGACACCCCGCCGGGCGTCGTCCGCGGCGCGACCGCCCGGCCGGACGGCACGGTGGAGCTGGCCTGGTCGTCGTCGGCCCTGCCTCCGGTGATCCGCCGCGCGGACGGCCCCGTCGTCCTGTCGGTGACCGACGAGGAGCCGCCGGCCGCCTACCCGGTCGAGGACCGGTGGGTGCCCGGCCCCGGCGGCGACGTGCACGCCCTGCTCGTGCGGCCGGAGGGGCCGGCGCCCTATGCGACGGCGTTCCTGGTGCACGGCGGCCCCGAGGCGGCCGACGACGACTCCTACCGCGCCCGCCGGGCGGCGTACGTCGACGCCGGGTACGCGGTCGTGCACGTGAACTACCGCGGCTCCACCGGCTACGGCAGCAGCTGGCGTGACGCGCTCACCGGGCGCCCGGGACTGACCGAGCTCGAGGACATCGGCGCGGTGTACGACGCGCTGGTCGCCGAGGGGGTCGTCGACCCGCAGCGGGCGCTGATCAGCGGCGGCTCGTGGGGCGGTTTTCTCACCCTGCTGGGCCTGGGCACCCAGCCGGAGCGCTGGGCGGCCGGGATCGCCGAGGTGCCGGTCGCGGACTATCTCGCCGCCTACGAGGACGAGATGGAGGGCCTGCGGGCCTACGACCGGGCGTTGTTCGGCGGTTCACCGGAGGAGGTGCACGACGTCTACGTGCGCTCCTCCCCCATCACCTACGTGGATGCCGTCGCCGCGCCGGTGCTCGTCGTCGCCGGCGCCAACGACCCCCGCTGCCCGATCCGGCAGATCGACAACTACCTCGCCGAGCTCGCGAAGCAGGGCAAGGAGCACGAGGTGTACCGGTTCGACGCCGGCCACGGCTCGCTGGTCATCGAGGAGACCATCCGCCAGGTCGAGGTGGCACTGGCCTTCGCGCTCAGGCACGTCCAGCCGTAG
- a CDS encoding aspartate-semialdehyde dehydrogenase, with the protein MSSPFTSDGLRVGIVGATGQVGRVVREILAERRFPLAELRLFASARSAGSTLPWGGAQITVEDASTADPTGLDIAIFSAGATTSKAQAPRFAEAGVTVIDNSSAYRRDPDVPLIVSEVNPQALGEIRKGIIANPNCTTMAAMPVLKPLHDEAQLVRIVASTYQAVSGSGVAGVEELDGQVRAVVDKAPELAHDGSAVPFPDPVKYVAPIAFNVLPMAGSVVDDGSFETDEEQKLRNESRKILGIPDLRVSGTCVRVPVFTGHSLSLNLEFQRELSVARATELLSNAPGVELSDVPTPLQAAGRDPSYVGRIRQDQGVDGGRGLVLFVSNDNLRKGAALNTVQIAELIAASRR; encoded by the coding sequence ATGAGCAGCCCCTTCACCAGTGACGGCCTGCGGGTCGGCATCGTCGGCGCCACCGGCCAGGTCGGTCGGGTGGTCCGCGAGATCCTGGCCGAGCGCCGGTTCCCGCTCGCCGAGCTGCGGCTGTTCGCCTCCGCCCGGTCGGCCGGCAGCACGCTGCCGTGGGGCGGTGCGCAGATCACCGTCGAGGACGCCTCGACCGCCGACCCGACCGGCCTGGACATCGCGATCTTCTCGGCGGGCGCGACCACCTCGAAGGCCCAGGCGCCACGCTTCGCCGAGGCCGGGGTGACGGTCATCGACAACTCGTCGGCCTACCGGCGCGACCCCGACGTCCCCCTGATCGTCAGCGAGGTCAACCCGCAGGCACTGGGCGAGATCCGCAAGGGCATCATCGCCAACCCGAACTGCACGACGATGGCCGCGATGCCGGTGCTCAAGCCGCTGCACGACGAGGCGCAGCTGGTCCGCATCGTCGCCAGCACGTACCAGGCGGTCTCGGGCAGCGGTGTCGCCGGTGTCGAGGAGCTCGACGGGCAGGTGCGCGCGGTCGTCGACAAGGCTCCCGAGCTGGCCCACGACGGCTCGGCCGTGCCCTTCCCCGACCCCGTCAAGTACGTGGCGCCGATCGCCTTCAACGTGCTGCCGATGGCCGGCTCGGTGGTCGACGACGGCTCGTTCGAGACCGACGAGGAGCAGAAGCTCCGCAACGAGAGCCGCAAGATCCTGGGCATCCCCGACCTGCGGGTCTCGGGCACCTGCGTGCGCGTGCCGGTCTTCACCGGGCACTCGCTGTCGCTGAACCTGGAATTCCAGCGTGAGCTGTCCGTAGCGCGGGCCACCGAGCTGCTGTCGAACGCGCCGGGGGTGGAGCTCTCCGACGTCCCCACGCCCCTGCAGGCCGCGGGACGCGACCCGTCCTACGTCGGGCGCATCCGGCAGGACCAGGGCGTGGACGGCGGGCGCGGGCTGGTGCTGTTCGTGAGCAACGACAACCTGCGCAAGGGCGCCGCGCTCAACACCGTGCAGATCGCGGAGCTGATCGCCGCCTCGCGCCGCTGA
- a CDS encoding aspartate kinase, with product MALVVQKYGGSSVASAAHMKRVAERIVTAKKNGDDVVVVVSAMGDSTDELLDLASQITDDPPGRELDMLLTAGERISMALLAIAINTHGYEARSFTGSQAGVITTSSHGKARIIDVTPGRLRDALNEGSIVIVAGFQGVSQDTKDITTLGRGGSDTTAVAVAAALRADVCEIYTDVDGVFTADPRIVPNAKRLDTITYEEMLELAASGAKVLMLRCVEYARRYGIPVHVRSSYSHLPGTIVAGSMEDLPVEQAIITGVAHDRSEGKITVYGVPDRPGEAAQIFRVLADAEINIDMIVQNVSADASKLADISFTLPKSDGPAALAALEKVKHTVGFTHVDFDQHIGKVSLVGAGMRSHPGVSARFFGALADAGVNLELISTSEIRISVVCRDTDVDIAVRAVHDAFDLGSEDAEAVVYGGTGR from the coding sequence GTGGCCCTCGTCGTCCAGAAGTACGGCGGATCCTCCGTCGCGTCCGCAGCGCACATGAAGCGCGTCGCCGAACGGATCGTCACCGCCAAGAAGAACGGCGACGACGTCGTCGTGGTGGTCTCCGCGATGGGGGACAGCACCGACGAACTGCTCGACCTCGCCAGCCAGATCACCGACGACCCGCCCGGCCGCGAGCTCGACATGCTGCTCACCGCCGGCGAGCGGATCTCGATGGCGCTGCTGGCCATCGCGATCAACACCCACGGCTACGAGGCGCGGTCGTTCACCGGCTCGCAGGCCGGCGTCATCACCACGTCCAGCCACGGCAAGGCGCGGATCATCGACGTCACGCCGGGCCGGCTGCGCGACGCGCTGAACGAGGGCTCGATCGTCATCGTCGCCGGTTTCCAGGGCGTCAGCCAGGACACCAAGGACATCACCACCCTCGGCCGCGGCGGCTCGGACACCACGGCCGTCGCCGTCGCCGCCGCGCTGCGGGCCGACGTCTGCGAGATCTACACCGACGTGGACGGCGTGTTCACCGCCGACCCGCGGATCGTCCCGAACGCCAAGCGCCTCGACACCATCACCTACGAGGAGATGCTCGAACTCGCCGCGTCCGGGGCCAAGGTGCTGATGCTGCGGTGCGTCGAGTACGCCCGCCGCTACGGCATCCCGGTGCACGTCCGCAGCTCCTACTCACACCTTCCCGGCACGATCGTGGCCGGCTCGATGGAGGACCTCCCGGTGGAACAGGCGATCATCACGGGCGTCGCGCACGACCGCTCCGAAGGCAAGATCACCGTCTACGGCGTGCCGGACCGGCCGGGTGAGGCGGCGCAGATCTTCCGCGTGCTCGCCGACGCCGAGATCAACATCGACATGATCGTGCAGAACGTGTCCGCCGACGCCAGCAAGCTCGCCGACATCTCCTTCACCCTGCCCAAGAGCGACGGTCCGGCCGCGCTCGCGGCGCTGGAGAAGGTCAAGCACACCGTCGGGTTCACCCACGTCGACTTCGACCAGCACATCGGCAAGGTGTCCCTGGTCGGCGCGGGCATGCGCTCGCACCCCGGCGTGTCCGCCCGCTTCTTCGGTGCGCTGGCCGACGCCGGCGTCAACCTGGAGCTGATCAGCACCTCGGAGATCCGCATCTCCGTGGTGTGCCGCGACACCGACGTCGACATCGCCGTCCGGGCGGTGCACGACGCGTTCGACCTCGGCTCGGAGGACGCCGAGGCGGTCGTCTACGGAGGTACCGGACGATGA
- a CDS encoding phospholipase D-like domain-containing protein, protein MAQLFADALTENPELHLVVVVPRIPDQEGAFNATPQYVGRRQAVDLCVRAGGKDRVHVFDVENRAGTPVYVHSKVCIVDDVWASIGSDNFNRRSWTHDSELSTAVLDSTHDPREPHDPAGTGDCARTFARDLRLALAREHLDLAPDGSQDDLLIDPVAFVETIESRAAALAEWHAGGRRGERPPGRLRPHRPEKLSRLTRLWATPVYRLLVDPDGRPLRLRLQRRF, encoded by the coding sequence GTGGCCCAGCTGTTCGCCGACGCCCTGACCGAGAACCCGGAGCTGCACCTGGTCGTCGTCGTCCCCCGCATCCCGGACCAGGAAGGTGCCTTCAACGCGACGCCGCAGTACGTCGGCCGGCGACAGGCCGTCGACCTGTGCGTCCGGGCCGGTGGCAAGGACCGCGTCCACGTGTTCGACGTCGAGAACCGGGCGGGGACGCCGGTCTACGTGCACTCCAAGGTCTGCATCGTCGACGACGTCTGGGCCAGCATCGGCAGCGACAACTTCAACCGCCGTTCCTGGACCCACGACAGCGAGCTGTCCACCGCCGTCCTCGACAGCACGCACGACCCCCGGGAGCCGCACGACCCGGCAGGGACCGGCGACTGCGCGCGCACCTTCGCGCGAGACCTGCGGCTGGCCCTCGCCCGCGAGCACCTCGACCTGGCGCCGGACGGCAGCCAGGACGACCTGCTGATCGACCCCGTGGCCTTCGTCGAGACGATCGAGTCGCGGGCGGCCGCCCTGGCCGAGTGGCATGCCGGCGGCCGGCGCGGGGAGCGGCCCCCGGGCCGGCTCCGGCCGCACCGACCGGAGAAGCTCTCGCGCCTCACCCGGCTGTGGGCCACCCCGGTCTACCGGCTGCTCGTCGACCCGGATGGCCGTCCGCTGCGGCTACGTCTGCAGCGACGCTTCTGA